The genomic stretch TTTAAATAAGTCATGGAGAGCCTCACCACAGGGCATGTAGCAGTCACACTCGCAGTTTGTGCAGCGTGTAAACCAGCGTTTCCAGCCCTCTTCTTTGGTTCTGCAGTTGTCAATGAAGCTGCAGCCATGGCTCAGAGAGCTGGAGCTGGACCCCGGGTAGTTCTTGGGTGGACAAGTGGAAGTGCACACACCATTTGTTACCTTCTCACCGACTTCGACACGACCCCGTCTGCACACCcctgacacacagagagacaggacCTCAATATGTATGACAAAAAAGATTTGACTTGCTATCAATAACACAAACTTCAAATATGATAATTGggtgttaattttatttaaattattattatgattattaacTTAAAATATTGTACAGCTTTGTTAGTCCTAAGGTTTTGTTTACAGCTTCTTATTGGGCAAATATTATATAGTACACAAATCCCTGGCAAAACTCAGTTCcgctactactactattactctgaataaaagcCTACACAAAATacctcaaaataaatatattaaggttttgaatattttcaaatattttttaaaaagttatgaATATGAAACTGAGTCACTATCAAAATCACTAATAAGTCTCTCATCTCTCATCTTACGAGAATGACTTATTCTAAAAATTATAAGCATGGTTATAATACAATTGACCAGTGAAAACATCATAAATTATTATTaggattaaataataaatagatctctatagaaattaaataaatacagtgtattAATTTAACTCATAGTATATCAAATATCCCACTTGGcctaaaaaaagcagaaaacatggattataaaatatattttatgtggCAATTTTTCTGTGAAGATCTCTGCAATAGAAATCCAGCAGTAGTACTAACTGAGACAGGACGGCTTCGGGGTCCACTTCCCATTGGACTGGCAGGCCCGCGCCGGGTCCCCAACCAACACAAATCCGGGCCTGCACTCGTATCTCACCACAGAGCCCACCCACCAGTCATTACCAAAGACAACCCCATTGAAATCAACATCTGGTTGGCCACAGTTAACTAAAATACACAacaagaaaacaagaacaggGAGAGAAACTAAATTAATAAACGCACGAACAACATACACCTGAACAGAATATTGAACAGAATATTTTGGTGGTTGTACTATAATAAAAGTATTATAATTTAGTAATGTTTTCAGTAACAATTCCTGTAAAGTGTTGGGACCTGGACAACTCCACAACTTCAGGACTAGAAGGTAAATTTAATAAGGTCTAATGCAAATGATTGACAGTAATGCATACCTCTGCAGAGGGTCTTATAGCCCACCCAGCAGCATTCTGAATCCCCACACCTGTCCTTCTTCAGCTCCCTGTGACGTCCTCTGCACCCTCCAAAACACAGTGGAGCCGTCCCAGACCAGTATGTATCAGCCAACCCTTCTTCCTGCTCTATTTCCATCAGACCTAAGACATCGGTAGGAAAACTGGTTTCAATACACACCTTTATGGGTTATATTAAACTAAgcttaactttttaaaaatgcagtttttgaacattttattaCGACCATCTTTGAATATTATAGAAGGagccttttttcccctttctttattttcatgtaTTGATTTTATTGAACATGTAAACAATCTGAATCTACAACGCTTGGGGCTCCACCAATAATATCCAGAGACAGTAATCCCAGTAGAAAACAAGCTACAAAACACTGTTGGTCGCAGTGGGGAGCCTTTAATTCATAAGAGCAGAGAACCCTTCTGGTTTTACTCCAATATTGGAAAGGTTCTGCTGGTGCTTACTGATATGGAATGAACAAATAATGTTCCTTATGCTAAAGCAAAAAAATATCCAGAATTGTTTTCAGTTGTTTAAACTATGCTCTGGTGTTGAATTAATAAGATCAGCTTTGTTGAGACGTTCATACACATCTGTTTCATCCTATAACTGCACTGTACAagtgtaaagtgtgtttttgttttttttataacaaagaTACCACAGATTTTAAACAACCTGGTGCATTCTTTTGAtgaacattataaaataaattgcCTTACCACTTCCTTGTTCTTCCTCTGTTGTTATTTCTATCACTGCCGTTGATGTTATTTCAGCCACTTGAGTTGTCATCCCATAGGAGGATCCCATAAAAAGCCAAAGAAGCATACCAAATGTCATCTTCAGAGAAGGGTGAATCAGTGAAAAACAGAAAGCCTCCACACTCCACTCAGAACCCTCTTTCTATTTCCAATATCATTGTTTTTTAGGCCATTTTGATCCATTCCACTAACATTTATCTAATCATTCAGGCACTTCAATAACCAGCTAAACGTGGCAGTACGTTTTCAAGAAGGTGATAATTCTGAAGAAACATTTCACCTATACTTGCTAACAGCATTTTTTTCCCTGCAAccgcactgagagagagagagagagagagagagaacgtgtGAGAGAGGCTTAGCCTAAACTAAGCTGGGTTAGCAGACTAATCTTTAACTGCACACGATAAAGATAAATTCTGCTTGAAGTGGATATTagactgcagaaaaaaaattgtagttGTGCTCAAACTTTGCAACTGCAAAACATCCACATAATTTCATCTATCAACGCATAAAATTGAATGACCTCTAAGTAGCCAAAGCTAATCAATAGCCCAAAAGTGTACCTCACAGGACACAGCTAAAGGACACAATGGATTATCCGGTTTGGGAGGcttcagcacttttttttttcttcacactcAATTCCATGCTCTGCCTCAACTTTTAAATGGGCGTCATAATATTAaggttgatcagtgtataatGATAACAGTTTTGTCATTGTCAGTTCCATACAATAAAACTATATAACACAATTCTACCCACCTGGCTCGATGAAGGCTAGGATATGTTTCCATGTAGTGTCACTGCATGTTTTTTCAAATTGCCAATATAGCAATGTTGTAAGGCAACTCAGCAACCTTAAGAGAGAACCTAGAACACTTAACAGCCAATTACATTAGCTAACAGAGGCCACTTGGCTAGAATCAATCAGAGTGATGATGAGAGGGAGCGGTGGTTAACTGCTAGGTGTGAACTGAAACAGTGGGATGATTCTCGTTTGATGATAAATAAGAGTGTCAGGAGGGTGATAAAGACTTGATATGATTAATATTGACTTAGCATGACAAATTACAGGAGCCTGATATTTGGCCATAAAAAATTATATCTGcgaatataattaaataaacaaatataataaacaaatgcaagCATCTCTCTCTACTTGTAATCATAATCTATTTCAAAATGACATCCATCAGTAgttttgtaaaattaatttttattctgACTGGAAATGTATGATGTTCTATATTTCAACTTCAGCACTAAAATAATATTAGTAGCGGCAGCAATTTAAAACTCTTACTGCACACATCAGCAAACCATTTGAGTATgttacaaaacaaacattttaggATTCAGGTTCTTTTTGGTGAAGAAAATGTTCTAGCAAAATAGCATGCCAGCTAGGCAAAGACTGATGTAATATAAACAAGCGTAATCAGAACAGAAAGCATCAAATATGAGATTTCTGCAGCAAAACAAAGCCAGAATATCACTGTGCAACAGCAAAATATAAACCCTTTAGACTGATAAAGCGCAATAAACaagccaattaaaaaaaaacaaaaaaacataggCATCTTAAAGGGGAGCTGCAGCAAAGTCCCCCAAATGAACTGTTTTACTGCTGATTTACCTTTATCaccattacaaataaaacacatgtgCAAGTACATTGGTTGTTCTAGGTAGCTAATAAATTATTTGGGTTGTAGACAATACTGGTTCCTATAACCAGGGCAACGCAATAAATAAACAggtcagtgtcaacattttaCATGAAACCACCTCTGTTTACATTATGGTTTGCATTTTAATCACAATATTTTGAACTCCCTTACAGtctaaaacattaaatatgtaTGATGAATTGACAGAAATCAGTGCTGCCATAAGAAGTGCAGCAAAACATCTAATAAGCAACCCTTTCAAGCTTTAATGTTATATTAACAGATATTCAAGGATTCATCCTCTTCTCCTATAAACATACAAGATTTATTCAGCAACAAAatggtttttaaatgtaatcataaataaatacaagcaAAGCTTTTAACATATTTAAGTTCATCAGTAGCAACTTCCATTCAATATCCCTTCTTCAACAAaagaaatcaatgtaaaaaaaaaatctgtacagTTTTTCGAAACACTTGTAGAAACTAATGG from Hoplias malabaricus isolate fHopMal1 chromosome 2, fHopMal1.hap1, whole genome shotgun sequence encodes the following:
- the si:ch211-117m20.4 gene encoding protein lev-9 isoform X2 encodes the protein MEIEQEEGLADTYWSGTAPLCFGGCRGRHRELKKDRCGDSECCWVGYKTLCRVNCGQPDVDFNGVVFGNDWWVGSVVRYECRPGFVLVGDPARACQSNGKWTPKPSCLRVCRRGRVEVGEKVTNGVCTSTCPPKNYPGSSSSSLSHGCSFIDNCRTKEEGWKRWFTRCTNCECDCYMPCGEALHDLFKVRVQG
- the si:ch211-117m20.4 gene encoding protein lev-9 isoform X1, producing the protein MTFGMLLWLFMGSSYGMTTQVAEITSTAVIEITTEEEQGSGLMEIEQEEGLADTYWSGTAPLCFGGCRGRHRELKKDRCGDSECCWVGYKTLCRVNCGQPDVDFNGVVFGNDWWVGSVVRYECRPGFVLVGDPARACQSNGKWTPKPSCLRVCRRGRVEVGEKVTNGVCTSTCPPKNYPGSSSSSLSHGCSFIDNCRTKEEGWKRWFTRCTNCECDCYMPCGEALHDLFKVRVQG